In Selenomonas dianae, a genomic segment contains:
- a CDS encoding TonB-dependent receptor plug domain-containing protein, whose protein sequence is MVRKKSQRSLRLLSYAISAWLALPAYTAWADDGTQGGGSVSTADIHVEVDAAQEEAKMESQQKTIITKEDIEKKQAKSVEDIIFSETGVSRTVDAMGRVGVSIRGAEPRHTLILVDGQPVLGDLAKYSGAADEVMRLGTENVERIEIIQGAASSKFGSDAIGGVVNIITKKATKEPGLQFNWEGLKTENDDGLPFSNFFLRADSGQMGKFRVGLSGSKREIMPVYASVARRKSGLSFDYGTRNFKPNALRYYGDTANVGLVGTYEPDTRNTFEFRLDHYAEDLIRDVKHSDSDLEPQQHFKRQANRNAYNIGWSGYNNVSDWTVELNSTNIKENDVSLINYEGHSAYEGKNELRYVDNVEHKQTDFKASMNTQLSDKHLLSFGFGITNESGEGSRLKSSPNTTTRHIDPWDYDKSLLVDKQDRLSRGEDDKNYVWSHIHDYAWKTGSSRIPEWDKEREYYNFGDAGSINPKITYEDFTKYQFQNGMLDYQMNYETFEYELHVGTHNIHSIARANLKADYDDFKSKLENEYKLRHGGTSYPGGNIVGDYFKKGIERADKNDQYTPTLNGKMFLEEYWERDQRITVGSGTINKQNFFVGDTWQISKNTMLFPILRVDHSNLFGTNLSGSIGMTHNVGGNSHLRFKTNVGTSYAEPGMGELWYNWEMYGSNPVGIGEAKMGWWWAGNPNLRPEKSVNLDMSVEGETKNTYARVGIFHNRIRDYMTVYYTGKVIDFAPQLKDEDKWMRAPDLIYSFKNIGRAEITGLEAEVRQKIGPHWNARLGYTYLHALNKSDPLMPNRLLDRPTHKIDIGISYEDKKTGWFAQLWGDYYVRMLDSNTLANGANYWTDYLDGSLAVNKKQEYQEKTFGIWNFMVQKKLSEDAMVYVGVNNIFNHRDDDRATQERVYRIGANFKFDTSGPKKSLLTNGATEMGEQEAALLSKFIMRPFDESKAMGVSLIGDYQWRWTAHGGTNRPQSTYTMDSSVSAAAVRNMHDADEHGFEQRLRVGADARVGENTNVRILGSLSGTQGIDPAHSQPDSKGLGKARLEQADVTQRMKKWDLSLGRLTEPMGVTGYWFGREYDGVRGVYTGKSSQVRLGFGTFKQSTGVADTAYTHLKYGTFYRPPTAAEFLGINKDVTDPYDLDQTTAQGNDDYAKAKAENDEAKTKNLSFYQQLKEVADDPSLTDAQKLEKGLDILRRMHKIVKTAYGADLNKETFTLTPSKGITTIYEVEDNFGNKKYVKLIGSDDQELNSSLAQVNAHDPAENARIQQLKEEVKKDLTFSLGDASSLRSDSSYLTAMGESHLSGAYTKVAEAWARYQLDQLKHDGAAIGDDGYGGKTWTQSGDTWTRHADSSPAANYHFNRIVSIVKKEPGYPVTYKNASNLVQNTYETNYTNIDANVESSQRLKLSTVAGAYWAALQKVVENAESGNKQPRSSLGDIVGNLIKTEGKILEKDNIPPIDKALFIQYRKQLRPDLGVTAWYLRSIGDKNYTTCIANGRGNDTHTFRQLANVFALGAQWQVGRKTTASFDYGYNFTRFGKYMNGVTMYDHPARTDIFTPKGRSMGSAPKFWTVRLDIGRADTDIAGTWNAFVDYKHFEHGSFFGGNGTGYLPDRYLDGIQSFTIGGGYVPAENWLVELFYTFDAKGTNRRDTLHGSEKFKLGNYTRAQVTYRF, encoded by the coding sequence ATGGTTCGGAAAAAGAGTCAGCGCTCCCTGCGCCTGCTCTCTTACGCAATCTCGGCATGGCTCGCCCTGCCCGCCTATACCGCATGGGCGGACGATGGTACACAGGGGGGGGGCAGTGTTTCTACTGCTGACATTCACGTTGAGGTGGATGCCGCGCAGGAAGAGGCGAAGATGGAGTCCCAGCAAAAGACCATCATCACCAAGGAGGACATCGAGAAGAAACAGGCGAAGTCCGTCGAGGACATCATCTTCAGCGAGACGGGTGTCTCGCGCACAGTGGATGCGATGGGCCGCGTCGGTGTTTCGATTCGTGGCGCAGAGCCGCGTCACACGCTGATCCTCGTGGACGGGCAGCCCGTGCTTGGTGATCTTGCAAAGTATTCAGGCGCAGCAGACGAGGTTATGCGCCTCGGTACGGAGAACGTCGAGCGCATCGAGATCATCCAGGGAGCGGCAAGCTCGAAGTTCGGCTCGGATGCGATCGGCGGGGTCGTCAACATCATCACAAAGAAGGCGACGAAGGAGCCGGGGCTTCAGTTCAACTGGGAGGGGCTGAAGACCGAGAACGACGACGGTCTGCCGTTCTCGAACTTCTTCCTGCGTGCGGACTCGGGGCAGATGGGCAAGTTCCGTGTCGGACTCTCGGGCAGCAAGCGCGAGATCATGCCCGTATACGCGAGTGTCGCACGGCGGAAAAGCGGACTGAGCTTCGACTATGGAACACGCAATTTCAAACCGAACGCCCTGCGCTACTATGGCGATACGGCGAACGTTGGTCTTGTCGGAACATACGAGCCGGACACGCGGAACACATTTGAGTTCCGCCTCGATCACTATGCCGAGGATCTCATCCGCGATGTCAAGCACTCGGACTCCGACCTCGAACCGCAGCAGCATTTCAAGCGGCAGGCGAACCGCAACGCCTATAACATCGGGTGGAGCGGCTACAACAATGTGAGCGACTGGACGGTCGAACTGAACTCCACAAATATCAAAGAAAACGATGTGTCCCTCATCAACTATGAAGGACATAGCGCCTACGAGGGCAAAAACGAACTGCGCTACGTGGACAATGTCGAGCACAAACAGACGGATTTCAAAGCGTCGATGAATACCCAGCTGAGTGACAAGCATCTGCTCAGCTTTGGTTTTGGCATTACAAACGAGTCCGGTGAGGGCAGCCGTCTCAAAAGCTCCCCGAATACAACGACGCGGCACATCGATCCGTGGGACTACGACAAGAGTCTGCTCGTGGACAAACAGGATCGCCTGTCCCGTGGGGAAGACGACAAAAACTATGTGTGGTCGCACATCCATGACTATGCGTGGAAAACGGGAAGTTCCCGCATACCGGAATGGGATAAGGAACGTGAATACTATAATTTTGGAGATGCAGGAAGCATCAATCCGAAGATCACCTACGAGGATTTTACAAAGTACCAGTTCCAAAACGGTATGCTCGATTATCAGATGAATTATGAAACATTCGAATATGAACTCCATGTGGGAACGCACAATATTCACAGCATTGCGCGGGCGAATCTAAAGGCTGACTACGACGACTTTAAGAGCAAACTTGAGAACGAGTACAAACTGCGGCATGGCGGGACAAGCTATCCGGGCGGCAACATTGTCGGCGATTATTTCAAAAAGGGCATTGAGCGCGCCGATAAGAACGACCAATATACGCCAACGCTGAACGGAAAGATGTTCCTCGAAGAATATTGGGAGCGCGACCAGCGCATTACCGTTGGCAGCGGCACGATCAACAAGCAGAATTTCTTCGTCGGCGATACATGGCAGATCTCGAAGAATACGATGCTCTTCCCCATTCTGCGCGTCGATCACAGCAACCTCTTCGGCACGAATCTCTCCGGCAGCATCGGCATGACGCACAACGTCGGCGGCAATTCGCATCTCCGCTTCAAGACGAACGTCGGCACGAGCTACGCAGAGCCGGGCATGGGCGAGCTCTGGTACAACTGGGAAATGTACGGCAGCAATCCCGTCGGCATCGGCGAGGCAAAGATGGGCTGGTGGTGGGCAGGCAATCCCAATCTAAGACCCGAAAAGTCCGTCAATCTCGATATGAGCGTCGAGGGAGAGACGAAGAATACCTATGCACGCGTCGGCATCTTCCACAACCGCATCCGCGACTACATGACTGTCTACTATACGGGCAAGGTCATAGACTTTGCACCGCAGCTAAAAGATGAGGACAAGTGGATGCGTGCCCCCGATCTGATCTACAGCTTCAAGAACATCGGACGCGCAGAGATCACGGGGCTTGAGGCAGAGGTGCGGCAGAAGATCGGGCCGCACTGGAACGCACGGCTCGGCTACACCTATCTCCACGCACTCAACAAGAGCGACCCGCTCATGCCGAATCGCCTGCTCGACCGCCCGACACACAAGATCGACATCGGCATCTCCTATGAGGACAAGAAAACGGGCTGGTTCGCACAGCTCTGGGGGGACTACTACGTCCGTATGCTCGACAGCAACACCCTTGCAAACGGTGCGAACTACTGGACGGACTATCTGGACGGCTCACTCGCGGTGAACAAGAAGCAGGAGTATCAGGAAAAGACCTTCGGCATCTGGAACTTCATGGTGCAGAAAAAACTCAGCGAAGACGCCATGGTCTACGTCGGCGTGAACAACATCTTCAACCACCGCGACGACGATCGCGCAACGCAGGAACGCGTCTACCGCATCGGCGCAAACTTCAAGTTCGACACGTCAGGTCCCAAAAAGAGCCTCCTCACGAACGGCGCAACGGAGATGGGCGAGCAGGAAGCGGCGCTTCTCAGCAAATTCATCATGCGCCCGTTCGACGAGAGCAAGGCGATGGGAGTCTCCCTCATCGGCGACTATCAGTGGCGTTGGACGGCGCACGGCGGCACGAACAGACCGCAGTCCACCTATACGATGGATTCCTCCGTCAGTGCGGCAGCTGTACGCAATATGCATGATGCGGATGAGCACGGCTTTGAGCAGCGTCTGCGCGTCGGCGCGGATGCACGTGTCGGCGAGAATACGAATGTCCGCATCCTCGGCAGTCTCTCCGGCACACAGGGCATCGACCCCGCGCACAGTCAGCCGGACAGCAAGGGGCTCGGCAAGGCACGCCTTGAACAGGCTGACGTGACACAGCGTATGAAGAAATGGGATCTCTCCCTCGGACGTCTCACGGAGCCGATGGGCGTCACGGGCTACTGGTTCGGGCGCGAGTACGACGGCGTACGCGGCGTCTATACCGGTAAGAGCTCACAGGTGCGTCTCGGTTTTGGTACGTTCAAACAATCGACCGGTGTCGCGGACACGGCATATACACATCTCAAATACGGAACCTTCTACCGTCCGCCGACAGCTGCGGAGTTCCTTGGCATTAACAAGGATGTAACAGATCCCTATGACTTGGATCAGACGACGGCACAGGGCAACGACGACTACGCCAAAGCCAAGGCAGAAAATGATGAGGCAAAGACCAAAAACCTCTCGTTCTACCAACAGCTCAAAGAGGTTGCCGACGATCCCAGTCTGACCGACGCACAAAAGCTGGAGAAAGGACTTGACATCCTCAGACGTATGCACAAAATTGTCAAGACGGCTTACGGGGCAGATCTGAATAAGGAGACCTTTACGCTGACACCGAGTAAGGGCATCACCACAATCTATGAGGTGGAGGATAATTTCGGCAACAAAAAATATGTAAAACTCATTGGCTCAGACGACCAAGAGCTGAACAGTTCGCTTGCACAGGTCAACGCGCACGATCCCGCAGAGAACGCCAGAATCCAGCAGTTAAAGGAAGAAGTCAAAAAAGATCTTACATTCTCCCTAGGCGACGCCTCCTCACTGCGCTCTGACAGCTCCTATCTCACCGCAATGGGAGAATCCCATCTGAGCGGAGCCTATACGAAAGTTGCAGAGGCGTGGGCAAGATACCAGTTGGATCAGCTGAAACATGACGGCGCGGCAATTGGCGATGATGGTTATGGGGGCAAAACGTGGACACAGTCCGGCGATACATGGACAAGACACGCCGATTCTTCGCCCGCAGCAAACTATCACTTTAACCGTATTGTTTCCATCGTCAAAAAAGAGCCCGGCTACCCGGTCACATACAAGAATGCGTCGAATCTCGTACAGAACACCTACGAGACCAACTATACGAACATCGACGCGAACGTTGAAAGCTCTCAACGGCTAAAGCTGAGCACCGTTGCCGGCGCATATTGGGCGGCACTGCAAAAGGTGGTCGAAAATGCAGAGTCCGGCAACAAGCAGCCGCGTTCTTCCCTTGGCGATATTGTCGGCAACCTCATCAAAACAGAGGGGAAAATTCTTGAGAAGGACAATATCCCGCCGATCGACAAGGCACTCTTCATCCAGTACCGCAAGCAGCTGCGCCCCGATCTCGGCGTGACGGCGTGGTATCTGCGCTCCATCGGCGACAAAAACTACACGACGTGCATAGCAAACGGCAGGGGCAATGACACGCATACCTTCCGTCAGCTTGCAAACGTCTTTGCTCTTGGCGCACAGTGGCAGGTAGGGCGGAAAACAACTGCTTCCTTCGACTACGGCTACAACTTCACGCGCTTCGGCAAGTACATGAACGGCGTAACGATGTACGACCACCCTGCACGTACCGACATCTTCACCCCGAAGGGACGCAGCATGGGCAGCGCACCAAAGTTCTGGACGGTTCGCCTCGACATCGGACGCGCGGACACGGACATCGCCGGAACGTGGAACGCATTCGTGGACTACAAGCACTTCGAGCACGGCTCGTTCTTCGGCGGCAACGGCACGGGCTATCTCCCCGACCGCTACCTCGACGGCATCCAGAGCTTTACGATCGGCGGCGGCTACGTCCCCGCGGAGAACTGGCTCGTCGAGCTGTTCTACACCTTCGACGCGAAGGGCACGAACCGCCGCGACACACTCCACGGCTCAGAGAAGTTCAAGCTCGGAAACTATACGCGTGCGCAGGTGACCTACCGGTTCTAA